A stretch of DNA from Mycobacterium senriense:
GCCCAGCAGCTCATGGTCCAGGTATGCGCCGGCTTCCTCGAGTGAGGCGATGCCGAACCGGACCGCCATGGCGCTGCCGCCGAGCCCGCGCAGTTGCGGGAAGACGAACCACATCCAGTGACTGCGTTTTCGGCCGGCCCGCAGCTCGGCCACGACGTCGCCGTACACCGGCTCCTGTGCGTCCACAAATCGTTTGAGACCGAACGGGTCGCCTGCCGATTCCATATGACTACGGTTGCACATATGGCAGTCCGACGACGAGTGCCCAAAGTGCGCGACCTCACGCCCCTGCTGCAATTCAAGCGGCCGAGGTTCAAC
This window harbors:
- a CDS encoding DUF1810 domain-containing protein; protein product: MESAGDPFGLKRFVDAQEPVYGDVVAELRAGRKRSHWMWFVFPQLRGLGGSAMAVRFGIASLEEAGAYLDHELLGPRLRECSRLVTAVQGRSIGQIFGSPDDLKLCSSMTLFARATDDNQDFVAVLDKYYDGRLDPLTLERLPTA